In Bactrocera oleae isolate idBacOlea1 chromosome 3, idBacOlea1, whole genome shotgun sequence, a genomic segment contains:
- the PCNA gene encoding proliferating cell nuclear antigen, whose translation MFEARLNNATTLKKILDAIKDLLNEGTFDCSDSGIQLQAMDNSHVSLVSLTLRSDGFDKFRCDRNLSMGMNLGSMAKILKCANNDDTVTIKAQDNADTVTFMFESQNQEKVSDYEMKLMNLDQEHLGIPETDYSCVVRMPAMEFARICRDLAQFSESVVICCTKEGVKFSASGDVGSANVKLAQNLNVDKEDEVIVIEMQEPVVLTFACRYLNAFTKATPLSNQVQLSMSADVPLVVEYRIADLGHIRYYLAPKIEDDEN comes from the exons ATGTTTGAAGCGCGTCTAAATAATGCAACTACACTCAAAAAGATCTTGGACGCCATCAAAGATTTGCTAAACGAAGGCACTTTCGATTGCAGCGATTCCGGCATACAG TTGCAAGCTATGGACAATTCTCACGTCTCACTTGTCTCGCTAACGCTACGCTCAGATGGCTTTGATAAATTTCGTTGTGATCGGAATCTTTCAATGGGCATGAATTTAGGCAGCATGGCTAAAATTCTAAAATGTGCCAATAACGATGATACTGTAACCATTAAAGCACAAGATAATGCAGATACAGTAACATTTATGTTTGAATCTCAAAATCAGGAGAAAGTCTCGGACTATGAAATGAAATTGATGAATTTAGATCAAGAGCATTTAGGTATACCGGAGACGGACTATTCATGTGTTGTACGCATGCCCGCAATGGAATTTGCACGTATTTGTCGTGATCTGGCACAATTCAGTGAATCTGTTGTTATTTGCTGTACAAAGGAAGGTGTAAAATTCTCTGCATCCGGTGATGTTGGTTCGGCTAATGTcaaattggcacaaaacttAAACGTTGACAAGGAAGATGaagtaattgtaattgaaatgcaAGAGCCTGTTGTATTAACGTTCGCTTGTCGTTACCTGAACGCATTCACAAAGGCGACACCACTCTCTAATCAAGTGCAGCTGTCAATGTCGGCCGATGTGCCGCTAGTTGTTGAATATCGTATAGCCGACTTGGGGCACATACGCTACTATTTGGCGCCGAAAATTGAAGATGATGAGAATTAG
- the Mcm6 gene encoding DNA replication licensing factor Mcm6 codes for MDVADAQIGQLRVKDEVGLRCQKLFQDFLEEFKEDGEIKYVKPAADLESPDRYTLEVSFDDVEKYNQNLATTIIEEYYRIYPFLCQSVSNFVKDRCGLKNEKECYISFTDVPTRHKVRDLTTSKIGTLIRISGQVVRTHPVHPELVSGTFMCMDCQTEIRNVEQQFKFTNPTICRNPVCSNRRRFMLDVEKSLFVDFQKIRIQETQAELPRGCIPRSVEIILRSELVETVQAGDRYDFTGTLIVVPDVGVLNMPGAKADMGSRHKPGDGPEGVSGLKELGTRELNYRMSFLACSVQTTTARFGGTDLPMSEVTAEDMKKQMTDAEWNKVYEMSKDRTLYNHLITSLFPSIYGNDEVKRGVLLQLFGGVGKTTHEKTTLRGDVNVCIVGDPSTAKSQFLRQVADFSPRAVYTSGKASSAAGLTAAVVRDEESFDFVIEAGALMLADNGICCIDEFDKMDPRDQVAIHEAMEQQTISIAKAGVRATLNARTSILAAANPINGRYDRTKSLQQNIQLSAPIMSRFDLFFILVDECNEVVDYAIARKIVDLHSNIEDSVECAYTREEVLRYITFARQFKPIIGQEAMKLLVENYGHLRQRDTGIAGRSTWRITVRQLESMIRLSEAMAKLECMNEVQERHVKEAYRLLNKSIIRVEQPDIHLDDDEGNEDAYVADMDMENNGGAANGASNTITTEGAEAEEGIQASGSVLQKKKLTLSFEDYKNLSTMLVLHMRNEEARCETEGIDSGMKRSDVVTWYLVQVADQIETEEELISRKNLIEKVIDRLIYHDQVIIPLKTSELRQPGKSPRRPDDETEEPDDPLLVVHPNYIVE; via the exons ATGGATGTAGCTGACGCACAAATCGGACAATTACGCGTAAAAGATGAAGTTGGCTTGCGTTGTCAAAAACTCTTTCAGGATTTCTTAGAGGA GTTTAAGGAAGATGGTGAAATTAAATATGTGAAACCTGCGGCAGATCTGGAATCGCCAGATCGCTATACACTAGAGGTATCTTTCGATGATGTGGAAAAATACAATCAAAATTTGGCTACAACAATTATCGAAGAATACTATCG CATCTACCCATTTCTGTGCCAGTCAGTTTCAAATTTTGTTAAGGATCGTTGTGGTTTGAAGAATGAAAAAGAATGTTACATCTCTTTTACTGATGTGCCAACGCGACATAAAGTGCGTGACTTAACCACATCAAAGATTGGCACATTGATACGCATATCTGGTCAAGTGGTACGTACACATCCAGTGCATCCTGAGCTGGTGTCTGGCACATTCATGTGTATGGATTGCCAAACTGAAATACGCAATGTGGAGCAACAATTCAAGTTTACCAATCCAACCATCTGTCGTAATCCTGTGTGCAGTAATCGGCGACGCTTCATGCTGGATGTGGAGAAATCGCTTTTTGTTGATTTTCAAAAGATACGCATACAGGAAACGCAAGCAGAGCTGCCGCGTGGCTGTATACCACGTTCGGTTGAAATCATTTTACGTTCAGAATTAGTTGAAACTGTGCAAGCAGGCGATCGTTATGATTTCACCGGTACGTTAATAGTCGTACCCGATGTAGGTGTCTTAAATATGCCGGGCGCCAAAGCTGATATGGGTTCGCGGCATAAGCCAGGCGATGGTCCGGAAGGTGTGTCAGGTTTAAAAGAATTGGGCACACGTGAACTCAATTATCGCATGTCCTTCTTGGCTTGCAGTGttcaaacaacaacagcgcgtTTTGGTGGCACCGACTTGCCTATGTCCGAGGTAACAGCAGAGGATATGAAAAAACAAATGACTGATGCCGAGTGGAATAAGGTATACGAAATGTCCAAAGATCGTACTTTGTATAACCACCTCATCACCAGTCTGTTTCCCTCCATCTACGGTAATGATGAGGTTAAGCGTGGCGTGCTGTTGCAGTTATTCGGTGGTGTGGGCAAGACTACGCATGAAA AAACAACTTTGCGAGGCGACGTCAACGTATGTATTGTCGGTGATCCCAGTACGGCAAAATCACAATTTCTGCGACAAGTCGCCGACTTTTCGCCTCGCGCTGTTTATACTTCTGGCAAAGCTTCCTCCGCAGCTGGTCTTACCGCCGCTGTGGTGCGTGATGAGGAGAGTTTCGATTTTGTCATCGAAGCCGGTGCGCTTATGTTGGCCGACAATGGTATTTGTTGCATTGATGAATTCGATAAGATGGATCCACGCGATCAAGTCGCCATACACGAAGCGATGGAACAGCAAACAATTTCCATAGCAAAAGCTGGTGTGCGTGCCACCTTAAATGCGCGCACTTCCATTTTAGCTGCCGCCAATCCCATTAATGGCCGTTATGACCGTACAAAGAGTTTACAGCAGAATATACAATTGTCGGCGCCAATTATGTCACGTTTCGATTTATTCTTTATACTCGTCGACGAATGCAACGAAGTGGTGGACTATGCAATTGCGCGCAAAATTGTGGATTTACACTCGAACATTGAGGATTCCGTTGAGTGTGCGTACACGCGCGAAGAAGTGCTGCGCTACATAACATTTGCCCGTCAATTCAAACCGATTATCGGTCAGGAAGCAATGAAATTGCTTGTGGAGAACTATGGTCACTTACGTCAACGCGACACCGGTATTGCCGGCCGCAGTACATGGCGTATCACAGTACGTCAATTGGAGTCGATGATACGTCTGAGCGAGGCCATGGCCAAACTGGAGTGCATGAATGAAGTACAAGAAAGGCATGTTAAAGAAGCCTATCGTTTATTGAACAAATCAATTATACGTGTCGAACAGCCCGATATACATTTGGATGATGATGAGGGCAATGAGGATGCATATGTGGCTGATATGGATATGGAAAATAATGGCGGTGCTGCTAATGGTGCGAGTAATACGATTACCACCGAAGGTGCCGAAGCAGAAGAAGGTATTCAGGCAAGCGGTAGCGTGCTGCAAAAGAAAAAGCTCACGCTATCGTTTGAAGATTACAAAAATCTATCCACTATGTTGGTATTGCATATGCGTAATGAGGAGGCACGCTGCGAGACAGAAGGCATCGATTCGGGTATGAAACGCAGTGATGTTGTTACATGGTATTTGGTACAAGTCGCGGATCAAATTGAAACCGAAGAGGAACTTATCTcacgtaaaaatttaattgagaaAGTTATCGATCGTTTAATATATCACGATCAAGTGATAATACCATTAAAGACATCCGAATTGCGACAACCGGGTAAAAGTCCGCGTCGTCCCGATGACGAAACGGAGGAGCCAGACGATCCATTATTGGTCGTGCATCCCAATTACATTGTTGAATAG